The Psychromonas sp. MME1 genome window below encodes:
- a CDS encoding VC2046/SO_2500 family protein, whose amino-acid sequence MNSKQLDNNLLINEWQLGQQLNAAVHNGTRDKFNLLLSFLSDDARDFAQFDLAAKKEVALETTASLRQQFQLPPAQPLVNGGVTLEQACNMNADLHNNHFRTIRLKQLLHNEALLARPEQGEFSDDIVDNISLVAQQRLSASLGNSSIQFTSTGVTNELMNRYQELDLDNKPIKVNYM is encoded by the coding sequence ATGAATAGTAAACAGCTAGATAACAATTTATTGATAAATGAGTGGCAATTAGGGCAGCAATTAAATGCTGCTGTACACAATGGCACGCGTGACAAATTTAATTTGTTACTCAGTTTTTTATCCGATGACGCAAGAGATTTTGCACAATTTGATTTAGCGGCAAAAAAAGAAGTGGCTTTAGAGACAACCGCATCGTTACGCCAACAGTTTCAACTTCCTCCTGCTCAACCCCTTGTTAACGGAGGTGTTACCCTTGAGCAAGCATGTAATATGAATGCTGATTTACATAATAACCATTTTCGTACAATTCGTTTAAAGCAATTATTGCATAATGAAGCACTGCTAGCTCGCCCTGAGCAAGGTGAATTTAGTGATGACATTGTTGATAATATATCCTTAGTTGCACAGCAGCGCCTTTCTGCCTCATTAGGCAATTCGTCTATTCAATTCACCTCAACCGGTGTCACAAATGAGCTCATGAATCGCTATCAAGAATTGGATTTAGATAATAAACCAATTAAAGTGAACTATATGTAA
- a CDS encoding response regulator: protein MFNYKDKNILIVDDQKAFHIMLRNMLTNQGASAQKISFAENAEGAVKLAEKKTFDLFLVDYNLGSGKNGVQLIDFLRQKELITNHAICFIITGDNNKGMVLTALEKSPDDYLMKPFSQTQLLNRLRKAAQKKEVVVDIFDALQKQEYSQAIALCKEKINQSADYRKLCKALLADIYIEIEKYEDAERILKPLVENRPLIRASISLGKAYYLQDKLSEAINLLNIVIQNSPLQIEAYQWLSRTYKKNGELEKALATLSYAASITNHSIERHQEVAILANEMNEHKLVISSYSAILQLSRNSFYPNPCHLANYIRCILEYALSEDDLIDRKIILKQVSSALYQSRFEEGRNKDFDFNCFDEICQSKVFFALNEPLKAKRKLLSTLEQNDKKPEEFETTLLCEALFSLLDIGEFDYAAPFLKEIKQRDIIDSTMQTAINKQTGSALKARMSTFKKYNTLGIQAFSQHLYESALTHFNQALQLEPLNSGALLNCIQVHLELIKIAKDNQQVDLLHHCQKNFNLLNNTRLPSEHAKRQKQLQQEFMEIKVIR from the coding sequence ATGTTTAATTATAAAGACAAAAATATTTTAATTGTTGATGATCAAAAAGCATTCCATATCATGCTGCGTAATATGCTCACTAATCAGGGGGCTAGTGCACAAAAGATTTCCTTTGCTGAAAATGCTGAAGGCGCTGTGAAATTAGCAGAGAAAAAAACTTTTGACCTATTTCTTGTGGATTACAATTTAGGGTCGGGCAAAAATGGCGTACAACTTATTGATTTTCTACGTCAAAAAGAGTTAATCACCAATCATGCAATATGTTTTATTATCACCGGTGATAATAATAAAGGGATGGTACTTACCGCGCTTGAAAAGTCACCCGATGATTATTTAATGAAGCCCTTTTCTCAAACACAACTACTTAATCGACTGCGTAAAGCCGCACAAAAAAAAGAGGTAGTCGTTGATATTTTTGATGCCTTACAAAAACAAGAATATTCACAGGCCATTGCATTATGCAAAGAAAAAATTAATCAAAGCGCTGATTACAGAAAATTATGTAAAGCCCTCTTAGCTGATATCTACATAGAAATAGAGAAATACGAAGATGCAGAACGAATTCTTAAACCGCTCGTAGAAAACAGACCACTAATAAGAGCGAGCATCAGTTTAGGTAAAGCTTATTATTTACAGGATAAGCTATCAGAGGCGATTAATTTATTAAACATAGTAATACAAAATTCCCCCTTACAGATAGAAGCCTATCAGTGGCTATCACGCACCTATAAAAAAAATGGTGAACTAGAGAAAGCGCTAGCAACACTTAGCTATGCTGCTAGTATAACCAATCATAGTATTGAACGGCATCAAGAAGTGGCTATCTTAGCCAATGAAATGAACGAGCATAAACTCGTGATCAGTAGTTATTCGGCGATTTTACAACTGAGTCGTAACTCTTTTTACCCAAATCCTTGTCACCTCGCTAACTATATCCGTTGTATTCTTGAGTATGCTCTTTCCGAAGATGATTTAATTGATCGAAAAATCATTTTAAAACAAGTCAGCTCAGCACTCTACCAAAGCCGTTTTGAAGAGGGGAGAAATAAAGATTTTGACTTCAACTGCTTTGATGAAATTTGCCAATCTAAAGTATTCTTTGCTCTAAATGAACCATTAAAAGCGAAACGGAAATTGCTAAGTACGCTAGAACAAAATGATAAAAAACCTGAAGAATTTGAAACAACTCTATTATGCGAAGCACTTTTTTCACTATTAGATATCGGTGAGTTTGATTATGCAGCCCCCTTTTTAAAGGAAATTAAACAACGCGATATCATCGATTCAACCATGCAAACAGCAATTAATAAACAAACCGGTAGTGCACTGAAAGCCCGCATGAGTACATTTAAAAAATATAATACATTAGGCATCCAAGCTTTTTCTCAACATCTTTATGAAAGTGCTCTGACTCATTTCAATCAGGCACTGCAACTTGAACCATTGAATTCCGGTGCATTACTTAACTGTATACAGGTGCACCTTGAATTAATCAAAATTGCGAAGGATAACCAGCAGGTCGATTTACTACATCATTGCCAAAAAAATTTCAATTTGCTAAATAATACCCGGCTACCCAGCGAACACGCCAAACGCCAAAAACAGTTACAACAAGAGTTTATGGAAATAAAAGTGATCCGTTAA
- a CDS encoding HD domain-containing phosphohydrolase, translated as MVNKATAAGYGLTAEQMEGKNHLQLHDKSGTYPVEEVQAFLSDDLEVINNNRMKFIPEEENHEFDGSVKIMQTTKIPFKSASSDELAMLGIAIDITDTKEREIEFEKQYSQLQKHSIEIDYLNLELEEFQHEIADVMLNMLEIHDPYTKGHSENVANLGRSIAIELGLSEEDIQHTYWAGILHDIGKTVVPKEILNKKGKLCEKEYALIQNHSYWGYQVLRNSKQLNKFAKYVLYHHERWDSQGYPMGLESEEIPLIAQILSVADFWDALTSDRSYRLALSDEEALVELKLRSGTCFNPEIVSVFLQMKSKEDNSLFALDSCCTEVN; from the coding sequence TTGGTTAATAAAGCAACGGCTGCTGGTTATGGGTTAACAGCAGAGCAAATGGAAGGCAAAAACCATTTGCAATTACACGATAAAAGTGGAACTTATCCTGTAGAAGAAGTGCAAGCATTCTTAAGTGATGATTTAGAGGTTATTAATAATAATAGGATGAAGTTTATTCCTGAAGAGGAGAATCATGAGTTTGACGGTAGTGTAAAGATCATGCAAACGACCAAAATACCGTTCAAAAGTGCTTCTTCCGATGAACTCGCCATGTTGGGTATCGCTATTGATATCACTGATACTAAAGAAAGAGAAATAGAATTTGAAAAGCAGTATTCACAATTACAAAAACATAGTATTGAAATAGATTATCTCAATTTAGAGCTTGAAGAGTTTCAGCATGAAATTGCTGATGTTATGCTCAATATGTTAGAAATTCATGACCCTTATACCAAAGGGCATTCAGAAAATGTTGCTAATCTTGGCAGAAGTATCGCTATTGAGTTAGGGCTATCAGAGGAAGATATCCAACATACTTATTGGGCTGGTATTTTACACGATATAGGCAAAACCGTTGTGCCTAAAGAGATCCTAAATAAAAAAGGCAAACTCTGCGAGAAAGAGTATGCGTTAATACAGAATCATTCCTATTGGGGTTACCAAGTATTAAGGAATTCTAAACAGTTAAACAAATTTGCAAAATATGTGTTATATCACCATGAGCGTTGGGATTCTCAAGGTTATCCAATGGGATTGGAAAGCGAAGAGATTCCGCTAATCGCACAAATTTTATCCGTGGCAGATTTTTGGGATGCCTTGACCTCAGATCGCTCTTATCGATTAGCGCTTTCCGATGAAGAGGCGCTTGTTGAGTTGAAACTTCGCAGCGGTACATGTTTTAATCCTGAAATAGTTTCCGTATTTTTACAGATGAAGTCGAAGGAAGATAATAGTCTATTCGCTTTAGACTCCTGTTGTACAGAAGTTAATTAA
- a CDS encoding DUF808 domain-containing protein — MATGFFAVFDDIAALLDDAAMMSKVATKKTAGVLGDDLAVGAEKASGFSSSRELPVLWAIAKGSLRNKLIILPVAFLLSAFANWLIIPILMVGGIYLAFEGAEKIFEYLQKKESRPINTILEDDQDFLNYEAKKIKSAILTDFILSIEIIVLALGTVMQEPLILQIIVVSFVALLATVGVYGFVALLVRMDDVGFKLIALAEQKNNLLKFIGELLVAALPKVIRLLTIVGTLAMLLVAGGIFVHNVHAIADYLLFMPTMLAELLVGLMVGLITLMVEKGIAKIRGKH; from the coding sequence ATGGCAACGGGTTTTTTTGCTGTGTTTGATGATATTGCTGCTTTGTTAGATGATGCGGCAATGATGAGTAAAGTCGCGACTAAAAAAACCGCGGGTGTATTGGGTGATGACTTGGCTGTGGGGGCTGAAAAAGCATCTGGATTTTCTTCAAGCAGAGAGTTGCCTGTGTTATGGGCAATAGCGAAGGGCTCTTTACGTAATAAATTGATCATTTTACCCGTTGCTTTTCTATTGAGTGCCTTTGCTAATTGGCTGATTATCCCTATTTTAATGGTAGGAGGGATATATCTTGCCTTTGAAGGTGCAGAGAAAATATTTGAGTATCTTCAAAAAAAAGAGAGTCGGCCGATCAACACCATACTCGAAGATGACCAAGATTTTTTGAATTATGAAGCAAAAAAAATAAAATCAGCGATACTGACTGACTTTATTCTCTCCATTGAAATTATCGTTTTAGCCCTCGGTACAGTCATGCAAGAGCCTTTAATATTACAAATTATTGTTGTTTCATTTGTGGCTCTGTTGGCGACAGTGGGTGTTTATGGCTTTGTGGCACTTTTGGTTCGCATGGATGATGTCGGCTTTAAATTAATAGCGTTAGCAGAGCAGAAAAATAACCTTTTAAAATTTATCGGTGAGTTACTTGTTGCGGCATTACCGAAAGTTATTCGCCTATTAACTATTGTCGGTACGTTAGCTATGTTACTCGTTGCCGGAGGCATATTTGTGCACAATGTGCATGCTATTGCTGATTATTTATTATTTATGCCGACGATGTTAGCTGAATTATTGGTAGGGCTTATGGTTGGACTAATAACGTTAATGGTCGAGAAGGGTATTGCTAAGATTCGGGGTAAGCATTAA
- the adk gene encoding adenylate kinase, producing the protein MRIILLGAPGAGKGTQAQFIMDKYGIPQISTGDMLRAAAKAGTELGLKAKELMDAGQLVSDELIIGLVKERIAQADCAKGFLLDGFPRTIPQADAMKAAGVIVDFVLEFDVPDEEIVKRMAGRRVHSGSGRTYHIVYNPPAVEGKDDVTGDDLVIRPDDEEATVRKRLDIYHAQTEPLVAYYQNEAAQGNGAHCKFDGTKAVDTISAELTAILG; encoded by the coding sequence ATGCGCATTATCTTATTAGGTGCTCCAGGTGCTGGTAAAGGTACACAAGCTCAATTTATAATGGATAAATACGGGATCCCACAAATTTCCACAGGGGATATGTTGAGAGCTGCAGCAAAAGCAGGTACTGAACTTGGTCTGAAAGCGAAAGAGCTAATGGATGCAGGGCAACTTGTTTCTGATGAGTTAATTATTGGATTAGTTAAAGAGCGTATTGCACAAGCTGATTGCGCAAAAGGTTTTCTATTAGATGGCTTCCCTCGTACAATTCCTCAGGCAGATGCCATGAAAGCAGCTGGTGTAATTGTTGATTTCGTTCTTGAATTTGATGTGCCAGATGAAGAAATTGTTAAACGTATGGCTGGCCGTCGAGTTCATTCTGGCTCTGGTCGTACCTATCATATCGTTTACAATCCACCTGCCGTTGAAGGTAAGGATGATGTTACCGGTGATGATTTAGTGATTAGACCTGATGATGAAGAAGCTACTGTACGTAAACGTTTAGATATTTATCATGCGCAAACTGAGCCTCTTGTCGCTTACTATCAAAATGAAGCCGCACAGGGTAATGGTGCGCATTGCAAATTTGATGGCACTAAAGCCGTTGATACAATCAGTGCTGAATTAACGGCTATCCTTGGTTAA
- the hemH gene encoding ferrochelatase, translated as MDKRRAVLLVNLGTPAMPTKKGVKQFLKAFLSDKRVVDQPRWFWLPLLNFIILPIRTAKVTKLYQSIWTKDGSPLRFYTQRQTEKLALQLNQQNIMVDYAMTYGNPSIASQIEKFVQQGVTELTVLPLYPQYSVSTTAPIFDQIAAAFKNKFNFPALTFIHDYHDHPLYIEALVDSIKNHWQTHGQAELLVFSFHGIPKRYVSLGDVYQQQVEGTVARVVAALGLRDKQYQLCYQSRVGREEWLTPYLDLSLAEFARSGVKSVDIISPAFACDCLETIEELAVENRALFLANGGDQYHYIKCLNDNDSQISLFNAIINNK; from the coding sequence ATGGATAAGAGACGTGCTGTATTGTTGGTTAATTTAGGTACGCCTGCAATGCCGACTAAAAAAGGTGTTAAGCAGTTTTTAAAAGCGTTTTTATCGGATAAACGCGTTGTTGATCAACCTCGCTGGTTTTGGTTACCTCTGCTTAATTTTATTATTCTTCCAATTCGCACCGCAAAAGTGACTAAGTTATATCAAAGTATTTGGACTAAAGATGGTTCGCCATTGCGTTTTTACACACAACGACAAACTGAAAAACTTGCTCTTCAATTAAATCAGCAGAACATTATGGTTGATTATGCAATGACCTACGGCAATCCTTCTATTGCTTCTCAAATAGAAAAATTTGTTCAACAAGGGGTCACTGAGCTAACCGTATTACCTCTATATCCACAATATTCTGTATCAACTACCGCGCCGATATTTGATCAAATTGCGGCCGCTTTTAAAAATAAGTTTAACTTTCCCGCACTCACATTTATTCATGATTACCATGACCATCCTTTATATATTGAAGCGCTAGTTGACTCCATTAAAAATCATTGGCAAACCCACGGACAAGCTGAATTGCTTGTTTTCTCCTTTCACGGTATTCCTAAACGCTATGTGAGCCTAGGTGACGTTTATCAACAGCAGGTAGAGGGGACTGTTGCGCGAGTTGTTGCCGCATTAGGATTGCGTGATAAGCAATATCAACTTTGCTATCAATCCAGAGTAGGACGAGAAGAGTGGTTAACTCCATATCTTGACCTCTCATTAGCAGAGTTTGCTCGTTCTGGTGTTAAATCAGTTGATATTATTAGTCCAGCATTTGCCTGTGATTGTTTAGAGACCATTGAAGAGTTAGCCGTTGAAAATCGCGCATTATTTTTAGCTAATGGAGGTGATCAATATCACTATATAAAATGCTTAAATGACAATGACTCGCAAATTTCTTTATTTAATGCGATCATAAACAATAAGTAA
- the hrpA gene encoding ATP-dependent RNA helicase HrpA — MSVSTLKKHLKSALYKDQFRFSRRIDGALKNSDPDKVENALTKIACDIQNSIDKRSYRLQHLPKVSYPDLPVCEKKTEIAEAIRDHQVVIIAGETGSGKTTQIPKICIELGRGVSGLIAHTQPRRLAARTVASRIAEELDSPLGEAVGYRVRFTDKVSENTYIKLMTDGILLAEIQNDRFLSQYDTIIIDEAHERSLNIDFLLGYLKRLLPRRPDLKVIITSATIDPERFAHHFVDKSGQHAPIIEVSGRTFPVETLYRPLEEYAGGDQIEGIFNAVDELQRMGRGDILIFMNGEREIRDTAEALNRRNLRDTEVLPLFARLSVAEQNRIFQSHRGQRIVLATNVAETSLTIPGIKYVIDTGTVRISRYSYRTKVQRLPIEPISQASANQRKGRCGRVSDGVCIRLYGEDDFLSRPEFTDPEILRTNLSSVILQMLALGLGEINQFPFVEPPQDRNIKDGFTLLEELGAVNLAVKDPRKKLTPLGRNLAKLPVDPRLARMILAASEFGCVHEVMVISAALSIQDPRERPLDKQQASDEKHRRFYDKDSDYIAFVNLWNYLNEQRSELSSNQFRNMCQKEFLAYMRVREWQDIYTQIKQVSDELGIKINSQPANFDDIHQALLAGLLSHIGFKDKDAEYLGARNSKFLIFPGSSLFKKQPKWIMSAELVETSKLFARIIARIKPEWVEAQGQHLIKRSYSEPHWQKKSGVVMAFENQTLYGLPIVVRRKVTYTNIDPILCRELFIRHALVEGEFITGHQFFTQNQALLNDIEELEHKSRRRDILVDDETLFYFYDKHIPNNVASSKQFDSWWNREKKNNPDLLDYQRADLMAHDADNITINAYPDFWQQGDFKFRLSYAFEPGSAQDGVTVDIPLALLNQVQNSGFDWQIPALRNELLIALIKTLPKTLRRNFVPAPNYAEAALAAMQPLQGDLLSSFAKQLLRMTGVQIPADAWDISALATHLKMKFNVIDDKRKSVALGTDLALLQHQLKGEVKQTLSKVSKQGIEKSNLVEWDFGKLPRSFSKDHGGYEVKAFPALVDKNKSVAIELFDNEQKALRVNQAGIRRLVLLNVPSPIKYLQQSLPNKAKLGLYFTPFGQVKDLIDDCIACAVDAILTGQDNVRTAAQFEIQKELVRAELAERTLLITQLVEQILTLAHGINKRLKGKVDLTMLVAQGDIKSQLQRLIFPGFACQIGEKKLPDLKRYLQALDKRLEKLPLNPNQDRLHTIALHELEARYMALCKTMMSNEKENHDLAEIYWMMEELRVSLFAQQLGTAFPVSEKRVKIKLAELKG; from the coding sequence ATGTCCGTTTCTACTTTAAAAAAACACCTTAAAAGTGCTTTATATAAAGACCAATTTCGTTTCTCTCGCCGTATTGATGGTGCGCTAAAAAATAGTGACCCAGACAAAGTTGAGAATGCCTTAACAAAAATTGCCTGTGATATACAAAATTCGATTGATAAACGTAGCTACCGTTTACAACATTTGCCAAAAGTTAGTTACCCTGATCTGCCCGTTTGTGAAAAGAAAACTGAAATAGCAGAGGCGATACGTGACCATCAAGTTGTTATCATTGCTGGGGAAACTGGTTCTGGTAAAACCACCCAAATTCCAAAAATATGCATTGAATTAGGGCGTGGTGTTAGCGGTTTAATTGCCCATACTCAGCCAAGACGTTTAGCAGCGCGTACCGTTGCATCCCGTATTGCCGAAGAACTCGATTCTCCCTTAGGCGAAGCCGTTGGTTATCGAGTACGTTTTACCGATAAAGTGAGTGAAAACACTTATATTAAATTAATGACCGATGGTATTTTGTTAGCGGAAATTCAAAATGACCGCTTTCTCAGTCAATATGACACTATTATTATCGATGAAGCACATGAGCGTAGTTTAAATATCGATTTTTTATTAGGGTATTTAAAACGTCTCTTACCACGTCGTCCTGATCTCAAAGTTATTATCACTTCTGCCACCATCGATCCCGAGCGTTTCGCACATCATTTTGTCGATAAAAGTGGGCAGCATGCACCTATTATCGAAGTATCTGGTCGAACTTTTCCCGTTGAAACATTATATCGCCCCTTGGAGGAGTATGCTGGTGGCGATCAAATTGAGGGTATTTTCAACGCCGTCGATGAACTGCAGCGCATGGGACGTGGCGACATTCTTATTTTTATGAATGGTGAACGTGAAATACGTGATACAGCGGAAGCATTAAATCGTCGTAATTTGCGCGATACTGAAGTTTTACCCCTGTTTGCACGTTTAAGTGTTGCCGAACAAAATCGTATTTTTCAGTCGCATCGAGGTCAACGTATTGTATTAGCCACCAATGTTGCGGAAACCTCATTAACCATTCCTGGTATTAAATATGTCATTGATACGGGAACGGTGCGTATCAGTCGCTATAGTTATCGTACTAAGGTGCAGCGCTTACCCATAGAGCCAATTTCACAGGCCAGTGCCAATCAGCGTAAAGGTCGTTGTGGACGTGTGAGTGATGGTGTTTGTATTCGTCTTTATGGTGAAGATGATTTCCTTTCTCGCCCTGAATTTACCGATCCGGAAATTTTACGTACCAACCTATCATCAGTGATCTTACAGATGCTGGCGCTTGGCCTTGGTGAGATTAATCAGTTTCCCTTTGTAGAGCCTCCGCAAGATCGTAATATTAAAGATGGCTTTACCCTATTAGAAGAGTTAGGTGCGGTTAATCTCGCGGTTAAAGATCCACGTAAAAAATTGACCCCTCTTGGGCGTAATTTAGCCAAATTACCCGTTGATCCGCGTTTGGCACGTATGATACTTGCTGCAAGCGAATTTGGCTGCGTTCATGAAGTGATGGTCATCAGTGCTGCATTAAGTATCCAAGATCCTCGTGAAAGACCTTTAGATAAACAGCAGGCTTCCGACGAAAAGCATCGACGTTTCTATGATAAAGACTCCGATTACATCGCCTTTGTTAATCTTTGGAATTACCTTAATGAACAACGTAGCGAACTTTCTAGTAATCAATTTAGAAATATGTGCCAGAAAGAGTTTTTAGCTTATATGCGTGTCAGAGAGTGGCAAGATATTTATACACAAATTAAGCAGGTTAGTGATGAATTAGGGATCAAGATAAATTCACAACCAGCTAATTTTGATGATATACACCAAGCTTTATTAGCAGGGCTATTATCGCATATTGGTTTTAAAGATAAGGATGCGGAGTATTTAGGCGCGCGCAACAGTAAATTTTTGATTTTTCCTGGGTCTAGTTTGTTTAAAAAACAACCCAAATGGATCATGTCAGCCGAATTAGTTGAAACCTCAAAGTTATTTGCTCGTATTATTGCCCGTATTAAACCTGAATGGGTCGAAGCGCAGGGACAGCATTTAATTAAGCGGAGTTATTCAGAGCCCCATTGGCAGAAAAAATCAGGCGTGGTAATGGCCTTTGAGAATCAAACCTTGTATGGCTTACCCATTGTAGTGAGAAGAAAAGTCACCTATACCAACATTGACCCGATACTCTGTAGAGAGCTATTTATTCGTCATGCACTGGTTGAAGGGGAATTTATCACGGGTCATCAATTTTTTACCCAAAATCAAGCATTACTTAATGATATTGAAGAGTTAGAGCATAAATCTCGGCGTCGCGATATATTAGTTGATGATGAAACGCTGTTCTATTTTTACGATAAACATATTCCAAATAATGTAGCGAGTAGCAAACAGTTTGATAGCTGGTGGAATCGAGAAAAGAAAAATAACCCTGATTTATTAGATTATCAACGTGCAGATTTAATGGCGCACGATGCCGATAATATTACAATAAATGCTTATCCTGATTTTTGGCAGCAGGGCGATTTTAAATTTCGATTAAGCTATGCCTTTGAACCTGGTAGTGCACAGGATGGGGTCACGGTTGATATTCCCTTAGCATTACTCAATCAAGTACAAAACAGCGGCTTTGATTGGCAAATTCCCGCACTGCGTAATGAATTGTTAATTGCACTGATTAAAACTTTACCTAAAACCTTACGTCGTAATTTTGTACCCGCTCCTAATTATGCGGAGGCAGCCTTAGCCGCGATGCAACCATTACAGGGAGATTTGCTCAGTAGCTTTGCTAAGCAATTGTTGCGCATGACTGGTGTACAAATTCCTGCCGATGCATGGGACATTTCAGCTCTCGCTACTCATTTAAAAATGAAGTTTAATGTTATTGACGATAAGCGTAAAAGTGTCGCCTTAGGCACTGATTTGGCGTTATTACAACATCAATTAAAGGGCGAGGTTAAACAGACGCTATCGAAAGTTTCGAAACAGGGCATTGAAAAAAGTAATTTAGTAGAGTGGGACTTTGGTAAGTTACCGCGATCTTTTAGTAAAGATCATGGAGGTTATGAAGTAAAAGCGTTTCCAGCTTTGGTTGATAAAAATAAAAGCGTTGCCATTGAGTTATTTGACAATGAACAAAAAGCGTTGCGTGTTAATCAAGCGGGTATACGACGCCTAGTTTTGTTAAATGTTCCTTCGCCGATTAAATATTTACAGCAGAGTCTGCCAAATAAAGCGAAGTTGGGTTTGTACTTTACCCCATTCGGTCAAGTTAAAGATCTCATCGATGACTGTATTGCTTGTGCTGTTGATGCGATTTTAACGGGACAAGATAATGTTCGAACGGCAGCGCAGTTTGAAATTCAAAAAGAGCTGGTACGCGCTGAATTAGCTGAACGGACCTTACTTATTACGCAATTAGTCGAGCAGATTCTAACGTTGGCACATGGTATTAATAAACGTTTAAAAGGTAAGGTAGATCTCACCATGTTAGTGGCGCAGGGGGATATTAAATCGCAGTTACAGCGACTTATTTTTCCCGGTTTTGCCTGCCAAATAGGTGAAAAGAAATTACCTGATTTAAAACGATATTTACAGGCATTAGATAAACGATTAGAAAAATTACCGCTTAACCCTAATCAAGATCGTTTACATACCATTGCCTTACATGAATTAGAAGCTCGCTATATGGCATTGTGTAAAACAATGATGAGTAATGAAAAAGAGAACCATGACTTAGCTGAAATTTACTGGATGATGGAAGAATTGCGAGTCTCTCTTTTTGCTCAACAGTTAGGGACAGCTTTTCCTGTTTCAGAGAAGCGGGTAAAAATAAAACTAGCGGAGTTGAAAGGTTAA